The Primulina huaijiensis isolate GDHJ02 unplaced genomic scaffold, ASM1229523v2 scaffold202265, whole genome shotgun sequence region TTAGAACCACCCACAAACTCCTTGCCAATGAACACCGCGGGCACACTCGGATTGCACCCCAATGCTGTGGTTAATGCCTTCTCGATCTGCTTCCCATTCGGAAGCCTATCGATCTCATAAATCGTAGGGTTCGCACCGAAACTGCTTATCAGTTTGTTGATTGAATACGACATGCAGCAACTGGTTTTGGTGAATATCACCACCGAATTCGCAGACCCTAACATCATCAGCAAGTCCATTTCTATCGGCTCAGATCGAATTTGTCGA contains the following coding sequences:
- the LOC140966227 gene encoding monothiol glutaredoxin-S1-like, with translation MDLLMMLGSANSVVIFTKTSCCMSYSINKLISSFGANPTIYEIDRLPNGKQIEKALTTALGCNPSVPAVFIGKEFVG